In one window of Kitasatospora sp. MMS16-BH015 DNA:
- the hisG gene encoding ATP phosphoribosyltransferase, which produces MLRIAVPNKGSLSGPAAEMLHEAGYRQRKDPKELVLVDPENQVEFFFLRPRDIAVYVGSGRLDIGITGRDLLLDSASDAEEVLALGFGGSTFRFARPLGKEVADVQGLEGLRIATSYTGLVEQHLAEHGVKATVTKLDGAVETAVQLGVADVIADVVETGTSLRNAGLEIFGEPILVSDAVVIRPKGAGEDPAVEGFLRRLQGVLVARRYVLMDYDIRAENVSAAVALTPGLESPTVSPLHTEGWVAVRSMVLRKEAQRIMDDLWGIGARAILVTNIHACRL; this is translated from the coding sequence ATGCTGCGCATCGCCGTCCCCAACAAGGGTTCGCTCTCGGGTCCCGCGGCGGAGATGCTCCATGAGGCCGGCTACCGCCAGCGCAAGGACCCCAAGGAACTGGTGCTGGTCGACCCGGAGAACCAGGTCGAGTTCTTCTTCCTCCGCCCGCGCGACATCGCGGTCTACGTCGGCTCGGGCCGGCTGGACATCGGCATCACCGGCCGCGACCTGCTGCTCGACTCCGCCTCGGACGCCGAGGAGGTGCTCGCGCTCGGCTTCGGCGGCTCGACCTTCCGGTTCGCCCGGCCGCTCGGCAAGGAGGTGGCGGACGTGCAGGGCCTGGAGGGCCTGCGGATCGCCACCTCGTACACCGGGCTGGTCGAGCAGCACCTGGCCGAGCACGGCGTCAAGGCCACGGTGACCAAGCTGGACGGGGCGGTCGAGACCGCCGTGCAGCTCGGCGTGGCCGATGTGATCGCCGACGTGGTGGAGACCGGCACCAGCCTGCGCAACGCCGGCCTGGAGATCTTCGGCGAGCCGATCCTGGTCTCCGACGCCGTGGTCATCCGGCCCAAGGGCGCCGGCGAGGACCCGGCGGTGGAGGGCTTCCTGCGCCGCCTGCAGGGCGTGCTGGTGGCCCGCCGCTACGTGCTGATGGACTACGACATCCGGGCCGAGAACGTGAGCGCCGCCGTGGCGCTGACCCCCGGCCTGGAGTCGCCGACCGTCTCCCCGCTGCACACCGAGGGCTGGGTCGCCGTCCGCTCGATGGTACTCCGCAAGGAGGCGCAGCGGATCATGGACGACCTGTGGGGCATCGGCGCCCGGGCCATCCTGGTCACCAACATCCACGCCTGCCGCCTCTGA
- a CDS encoding PH domain-containing protein, with protein MSAPLATEVSLPVTWAPRRNRVVLYTLCGLLITVLSVVAFALPENWQLNDRLAMVASGLIFAAVGWMLARPKVVADAEGVTVVNFVRTRRLAWAEIVHVNFRQGDPWVVLDLADGTALAAVGIQTGGGRDQAIAAARALKQLVDAPR; from the coding sequence GTGTCCGCACCCCTCGCCACCGAGGTCAGCCTGCCCGTCACCTGGGCCCCGCGCCGCAACCGGGTGGTGCTCTACACCCTGTGCGGGCTGCTGATCACCGTGCTCTCGGTGGTCGCCTTCGCGCTGCCGGAGAACTGGCAGCTCAACGACCGGCTGGCGATGGTGGCCAGCGGGCTGATATTCGCCGCAGTGGGCTGGATGCTGGCCCGGCCGAAGGTGGTGGCCGACGCCGAGGGCGTCACGGTGGTCAACTTCGTCCGCACCCGCCGGCTGGCCTGGGCGGAGATCGTGCACGTCAACTTCCGCCAGGGCGACCCCTGGGTGGTGCTCGACCTGGCCGACGGCACCGCGCTGGCGGCCGTCGGGATCCAGACCGGCGGCGGCCGCGACCAGGCCATCGCGGCGGCCCGCGCCCTCAAGCAGCTGGTGGACGCACCGCGGTAA
- the ispG gene encoding flavodoxin-dependent (E)-4-hydroxy-3-methylbut-2-enyl-diphosphate synthase, with the protein MTATPLDLAPPRPARRPSRRIQVGSVPVGGGAPISVQTMTTTVTADVDATLQQIAEVTAAGCEIVRVAVPSQDDAEALPEITRKSPIPVIADIHFQPRYVFAAIDAGCAAVRVNPGNIKAFDDKVREIAKAASAAGVPIRIGVNAGSLDRRLLAKYGRATPEALVESALWECSLFEEHGFRDLKIAVKHHDPLVMIAAYRQLAAACDYPLHLGVTEAGPAFQGAIKSAVAFGILLAEGIGDTIRVSLSAPPVEQVKAGAHILQSLGLRPRRLEIVSCPGCGRLQVDIHRLATQVEAAFEGFPVPLRVAVMGCVVNGPGESREADLGVSSGNGKGQIFVKGEVVRTVPEHRIVEALVEEALRLAEQTPPEE; encoded by the coding sequence ATGACCGCGACGCCCCTCGACCTCGCCCCGCCCCGCCCCGCCCGCCGCCCCAGCCGCCGGATCCAGGTCGGCTCGGTGCCGGTCGGGGGCGGCGCGCCGATCTCGGTGCAGACCATGACCACCACGGTGACCGCCGACGTGGACGCCACCCTCCAGCAGATCGCCGAGGTCACCGCGGCGGGCTGCGAGATCGTCCGGGTCGCGGTGCCCTCCCAGGACGACGCCGAGGCGCTGCCCGAGATCACCCGCAAGTCGCCGATCCCGGTGATCGCCGACATCCACTTCCAACCCCGGTACGTCTTCGCGGCCATCGACGCCGGCTGCGCGGCCGTCCGGGTCAACCCGGGCAACATCAAGGCCTTCGACGACAAGGTCCGCGAGATCGCCAAGGCCGCCTCGGCGGCCGGGGTGCCGATCCGGATCGGTGTCAACGCGGGCTCACTGGACCGCCGGCTGCTCGCCAAGTACGGCCGGGCCACCCCCGAGGCGCTGGTGGAGTCGGCGCTCTGGGAGTGCTCGCTCTTCGAGGAGCACGGCTTCCGCGACCTCAAGATCGCCGTCAAGCACCACGACCCGCTGGTGATGATCGCCGCCTACCGGCAGCTCGCCGCGGCTTGCGACTACCCGCTCCACCTGGGCGTCACCGAGGCCGGCCCGGCCTTCCAGGGCGCGATCAAATCGGCCGTGGCCTTCGGCATCCTGCTGGCCGAGGGCATCGGCGACACCATCCGGGTCTCGCTCTCCGCCCCGCCGGTGGAGCAGGTCAAGGCGGGCGCGCACATCCTCCAGTCGCTCGGGCTGCGCCCGCGCCGGCTGGAGATCGTCTCCTGCCCGGGCTGCGGCCGACTCCAGGTCGACATCCATCGCCTGGCCACCCAGGTCGAGGCCGCCTTCGAGGGCTTCCCGGTGCCGCTGCGGGTGGCCGTGATGGGCTGCGTGGTCAACGGCCCCGGCGAATCCCGCGAGGCCGACCTCGGGGTCTCCTCCGGCAACGGCAAGGGCCAGATCTTCGTCAAGGGCGAGGTGGTCCGCACCGTGCCCGAACACCGCATCGTGGAGGCCCTGGTGGAGGAGGCACTGCGGCTGGCCGAGCAGACCCCGCCCGAGGAGTGA
- a CDS encoding helix-turn-helix transcriptional regulator has protein sequence MDLSDLRRLRQARDRMDREYAEPLDVAALAGTALMSPGHFSRSFRAAYGETPYSYLMTRRIERAKALLRRGDLSVTEVCMAVGCTSLGSFSARFTELVGETPSAYRARDHGEAAPVPACVAKVHTRPVKGHQAT, from the coding sequence ATGGACCTCTCCGACCTGCGCCGGCTGCGCCAGGCCCGCGACCGGATGGACCGCGAGTACGCGGAGCCGCTGGACGTGGCCGCGCTGGCGGGCACGGCGCTGATGTCGCCGGGCCACTTCTCCCGCAGCTTCCGGGCCGCCTACGGCGAGACGCCCTACTCCTACCTGATGACCCGGCGGATCGAGCGGGCCAAGGCGCTGCTGCGCCGCGGCGACCTCTCGGTCACCGAGGTCTGCATGGCGGTGGGCTGCACCTCGCTCGGCTCGTTCAGCGCCCGCTTCACCGAGCTGGTCGGCGAGACCCCGAGCGCCTACCGCGCCCGTGACCACGGCGAGGCCGCACCCGTCCCGGCCTGCGTCGCCAAGGTCCACACCCGCCCGGTCAAGGGCCATCAGGCCACCTAA
- a CDS encoding 1-deoxy-D-xylulose-5-phosphate synthase, translating into MTAPTTHRPAPADPADSAPGLLAGLTGPEQLRALPAELLPELAAELRAALIARVSAAGGHLGPNLGVVELTIALHRVFHSPHDTLLFDTGHQAYVHKMLTGRQCEFGELRRSGGLSGYPCAAESAHDVIENSHASSALAHADGLAEGYHLTGQRDRAVVALVGDGALTGGMAYEALNNLGAAPHRRVVVLLNDNGRSYAPTAGAVAAHLAGLRTGAADGPNLFERLGLHYLGPVDGHDLPALELMLGQAKALGRPVVVHAVTVKGKGYPHAEADEAEKMHAVGVIDPGTGRPAQPATALTWTDVFAEELAELGERHQELVAITAAMPGPTGLARFGERYPERCFDVGIAEQHAVAGAAGLARAGLRPVVAVYSTFLNRAYDQLLMDVALHRLPVTLVLDRAGITGPDGPSHHGMWDVSLLASVPGLRLAAPRDPAGLRTLLTEAVTHHHEGPTALRFPKSAVGPDLPALDRTGPVEVLHRSAGPEVLLVAVGPLAAECLEAARYLAGTGIGVTVADPRWVLPVPRELVSLAARHRLVVTVEDGIRSGGVGAALARALADGAVTTPLVPLGLPGRFLQHGTRAELLAAAGLTAKGIVHSVLCARAGYPAPYQS; encoded by the coding sequence CGCCCCGCCCCGGCCGACCCGGCCGACTCGGCGCCCGGCCTGCTGGCCGGGCTCACCGGCCCCGAGCAGCTGCGGGCGCTGCCCGCCGAGCTGCTGCCGGAGCTGGCGGCCGAGCTGCGCGCGGCGCTGATCGCCCGGGTCAGCGCGGCCGGCGGTCACCTCGGCCCGAACCTCGGGGTGGTCGAGCTGACCATCGCCCTGCACCGGGTGTTCCACTCCCCGCACGACACCCTGCTCTTCGACACCGGCCACCAAGCCTACGTGCACAAGATGCTGACGGGCCGTCAGTGCGAGTTCGGCGAGCTGCGCCGCTCCGGCGGCCTGTCGGGCTACCCGTGCGCGGCCGAGTCGGCGCACGACGTGATCGAGAACAGCCACGCCTCCAGCGCGCTGGCCCACGCCGACGGGCTGGCCGAGGGGTACCACCTGACGGGGCAGCGGGACCGGGCCGTGGTCGCACTGGTGGGCGACGGCGCGCTGACCGGCGGCATGGCCTACGAGGCGCTGAACAACCTCGGGGCCGCGCCGCACCGCCGGGTGGTCGTGCTGCTGAACGACAACGGGCGGTCCTACGCCCCCACCGCCGGGGCGGTCGCCGCCCACCTGGCCGGGCTCCGCACCGGGGCTGCCGACGGCCCCAACCTGTTCGAACGGCTGGGGCTGCACTACCTCGGCCCGGTGGACGGACACGACCTGCCCGCACTGGAGTTGATGCTCGGTCAGGCCAAGGCGCTCGGCCGGCCGGTGGTGGTGCACGCCGTCACCGTCAAGGGCAAGGGCTACCCGCACGCCGAGGCCGACGAGGCGGAGAAGATGCACGCCGTCGGCGTGATCGACCCCGGCACCGGGCGGCCCGCGCAGCCGGCCACCGCCCTCACCTGGACCGACGTGTTCGCCGAGGAGCTGGCCGAACTCGGCGAGCGGCACCAGGAGTTGGTGGCCATCACGGCCGCGATGCCCGGGCCCACCGGGCTCGCCAGGTTCGGCGAGCGGTACCCGGAGCGCTGCTTCGACGTGGGCATCGCCGAGCAGCACGCGGTGGCCGGGGCGGCCGGGCTGGCCCGGGCCGGGCTGCGGCCGGTGGTGGCGGTGTACTCCACCTTCCTCAACCGGGCCTACGACCAGCTGCTGATGGACGTGGCCCTGCACCGCCTCCCGGTCACCCTGGTGCTCGACCGGGCCGGCATCACCGGCCCGGACGGGCCGAGCCACCACGGCATGTGGGACGTCTCGCTGCTGGCCAGCGTGCCCGGCCTGCGGCTGGCCGCCCCGCGCGACCCGGCCGGTCTGCGCACCCTGCTCACCGAGGCCGTCACCCACCACCACGAGGGGCCGACGGCGCTGCGCTTCCCCAAGTCGGCCGTCGGGCCCGACCTGCCCGCCCTGGACCGGACCGGGCCGGTGGAGGTGCTGCACCGCTCCGCCGGGCCGGAGGTGCTGCTGGTGGCGGTCGGTCCGCTGGCCGCGGAGTGCCTGGAGGCAGCCCGCTACCTGGCCGGCACGGGCATCGGCGTCACGGTGGCCGATCCGCGCTGGGTGCTGCCGGTGCCGCGCGAGCTGGTCAGCCTGGCGGCCCGGCACCGGCTGGTGGTCACCGTGGAGGACGGCATCCGCAGCGGCGGGGTGGGCGCGGCGCTGGCCCGCGCACTGGCCGACGGCGCCGTCACCACCCCGCTCGTGCCGCTCGGCCTGCCCGGCCGCTTCCTGCAACACGGCACCCGCGCCGAGCTGTTGGCCGCCGCCGGGCTCACCGCCAAGGGCATCGTGCACTCGGTGCTCTGCGCCCGAGCGGGCTACCCCGCCCCGTACCAGAGCTGA
- a CDS encoding NAD(P)-dependent oxidoreductase produces the protein MDLGRVVVTGAAGRIGTAVRAGLRGSVEQLVLVDRAPLTADHPSEEVRQLDLLDAAAVAEALAGAEAVLHLGGVPDEAPLPDLLQANVLGTHHVLEGARKHGLRRVVLASSNRLTGCYPTAKTVGPADPPRPDGLYGVSKVALEALGRLYADKFGLSVVCLRIGSYEDRPLERRHLATWLSPRDCLGYVRAALTTPGVGFTAAYAVSANTRRHWELPAELGYTPLDDAEAHLATLPEEPPGNGLQGGAFAEPAFTLPYL, from the coding sequence ATGGATCTCGGACGAGTGGTGGTCACCGGTGCGGCGGGGCGGATCGGGACGGCGGTGCGGGCCGGGCTGCGCGGCAGCGTCGAGCAGCTGGTGCTGGTCGACCGGGCCCCGCTGACGGCCGATCACCCTTCCGAGGAGGTCCGGCAGTTGGACCTGCTGGACGCCGCCGCGGTGGCCGAGGCCCTGGCCGGGGCGGAGGCCGTCCTGCACCTGGGCGGCGTCCCGGACGAGGCCCCCCTGCCCGACCTCCTCCAGGCCAACGTGCTGGGCACCCACCACGTCCTGGAGGGTGCCCGCAAGCACGGCCTGCGCCGGGTGGTGCTGGCCAGCAGCAACCGGCTGACCGGCTGCTACCCCACCGCGAAGACCGTCGGCCCGGCCGACCCGCCGCGCCCGGACGGCCTGTACGGGGTGAGCAAGGTGGCCCTGGAGGCGCTCGGCCGGCTCTACGCCGACAAGTTCGGCCTCTCGGTGGTCTGCCTGCGGATCGGCAGCTACGAGGACCGCCCGCTGGAGCGGCGCCACCTGGCCACCTGGCTCAGCCCGCGCGACTGCCTCGGCTACGTCCGGGCCGCCCTCACCACCCCCGGGGTCGGCTTCACCGCCGCGTACGCCGTCTCCGCCAACACCCGCCGCCACTGGGAGCTCCCGGCCGAGCTCGGCTACACCCCGCTGGACGACGCCGAGGCCCACCTGGCCACCCTCCCCGAGGAGCCCCCGGGCAACGGCCTGCAGGGCGGCGCCTTCGCCGAGCCGGCCTTCACCCTGCCGTACCTCTAG
- a CDS encoding phosphoribosyl-ATP diphosphatase, with the protein MASKTFEELFTELQQKAATGDPSSSRTAQLVQQGVHAIGKKVVEEAAEVWMAAEYQSDAETAEEISQLLYHLQVMMIARGLTLDDVYSHL; encoded by the coding sequence ATGGCTTCGAAGACATTCGAGGAGCTGTTCACCGAGCTCCAGCAGAAGGCCGCCACCGGCGACCCCTCGTCCTCCCGTACCGCGCAGCTCGTCCAGCAGGGCGTCCATGCGATCGGCAAGAAGGTCGTCGAGGAGGCCGCCGAGGTCTGGATGGCCGCCGAGTACCAGTCCGACGCCGAGACGGCGGAGGAGATCTCCCAGCTCCTGTACCACCTTCAGGTGATGATGATCGCCCGCGGGCTGACGCTGGACGACGTCTACTCCCACCTCTGA